CCAAAGAAATACGCCACTGCCGAAAATCCATCTACTGATGATGGGGAACAAACCATCCATTCGCCACGGACATCGTCTAGTGGTACCTCACTTGATTTGCACTTGATCAAGAAAAGGCGCAGTTGATCGTTATCTGCATTGGCAAGTGCTTCATCGGCATTGCCAACTTCATTCAGCCCAAAGGCCATGTTCGATTGTCCTGAACAAACCCAAACCTGCCCAGTCAGGACATTTCTGAAGGTAATCGCTTCGCTTTTGTCACCGCTAACTGAGACCCGACAATCGATCCCAGCCTCCACCTCAGGTAAAGTAGTCTCCCAGCGCCCAGTGGAAGACGTCACCGTATCCATTTTCGACAAAAGATCTCCCTCATCAGACCTGATCGCCACCGTAATCCTCTCCCCAGGCAACGCTTTGCCCCAGAACGGAAGAGACTGCTCTGCTTGAAGGACCATATTATCGCCAAAAATGGCTGGAAGCGATATCGTTGCTCTGAGTGCGGTGGCAAAGAGCAACGTTGAAGACATTAAAAGGTAAAGTTTCGATTTCATTGTAGATAATAACTCCCATAAATTAAATGGTATTTTAACGCAATTATGAAATCGTCATTTCGACTGATGTGCCATTTCTCCAGATGATTAGATTAAGTGAATCAGCTCAATCGATTCAATGAATACGCATTTCCGTACGATCAATTACCTCTGCCTGTCATTTAAAGCCTAGGAACAGTACAATAGTTCCTACTAACAAAACCAATTCCCTGAATAGGCAAATGACACTCTGCTGCCATAGAAGAATCGGACTTAAAACGATGCAATAAAAGGAATAAGGCCTTCAGCCATAGCTCTTATATGTAGCGGCAACGCTAAAACAACAATCAACATATAAGTAATCATGAAACACAAAATAGTTGCACTCATTTTCGCTTCACTCTTTGGCCTTGGAGTAACCCTCGCACACGCTGGTGAAAGCGACGGATCATGCGATAAAGGCAAATGTGGAGACAAGACTGAAGCATGCACTCCAGTTGAATAGTCATCTCTGAAACCAAGTTTCGACAGCCCGGTTATCACGCCGGGCTGTTTTATTTTATATAGCGTCTCCTACTCCATTGCGTAAGGTTCACCGCCATGCTTTTTGAGCAATGCAATGGCTTCATTCCGGTTTCCGGCGATCGCCTTATCGAGTGGAGTCTTTCCTTTGCCGGGAACCCTATCTCCGCCGTTGGCGTTGTTCACATCAGCTCCGTTTTCAATGAGTAGTTCAATCACATCAACTCTGCCATGGAATGCGGCCTGTTGTAAACAAGTCCCCCACTCTCCAACCTCGTCCACTTTTTCAGGATTTGCCTCAAGCCATTGCTTCATGGCTTCAAGTTGCCCCCATGCAGCCAACTGCTGGGGAGTTGCTTCGTAGCCACGACTAATGAAAAAAGTAACGGCCTCGTCCTGATGATTATGACCAGCCCAGCCAACAGGATCACCACTATAGATGGAGTCTTTAACATCAAAACGCCCACCACTATCCATCATGACTTCGAGGATCTCAACATTGCCGTTCCAGGCTGCCTGATGCATCGCTGTGGAATGCGCATGAAATGATTCAGGCATGAAAGCATTCGGGTCCGCCCCGGCATCAATCAAGATGATGACATTCTCCGGCTTACCCTTGCTGACAGCGGCAAACAAAGCCTTCTGGAGTGAGATTGAATCGATTCCTTCCAAAGACTTTTTCAAGGCCTTTGGATCATCCTGAATTGCGCAAAGCATGGGCGATGGCTCCGCGCCAGCTTCAACTAAAGCATCCACTGCATCCCACTCGCTGTGAGCAATGGCGGCACCAAGTGCATAAGATGGATCCGCCCCGCGTCTGGTCAGCATCTTGATCATTGGAATCTGCAGCTCATTTTCCCTCAAAAGTAAACCGGAAGCAACCAGGCCGAGCGTCGTCCCCTGATTACCGGACTCACCACAAAAGACATCAACTTCGGCCCCAGCATCGAGAATTACCTCCGTGACTTCGACTATATTGGCTGGTGGCTTGATACTGTGAGTCCAATAAGGATTGTAAGCGGTAAAATGAAGCAATGTCGGACTGGCGAAGTAGCCGGTTTCATAGTCCTTGTCGCCATCAATCCGTTTATTGATGAGTTCGGGATGCTCCTTAAGGTAAGCGGCAAGCGCTTCTGTATCGCCTGCGTCGATCATTTCGATCGCTTCGGCAAAGATTTCATCTTCAATAATCGGGCGTTTCAGACCATCCGGCATTTCATGAGCCTCCAAAAGATTGATCAGCAGCAGCAAAACAGCTGAGTAGCATAGAATAAGGCGAGTTTTCATAGGACACAGTATTTCAACGCTTTATGGTGGCTGAGAGAACACCAGGCAAATTTATTCTGCCCTCAGGTTGAAAACGTAGTTGCGCTTCTTGCCTCACCCGGCTTTTGATTGCCTCCCGGACGAATGAATCTCGTCCGGTTTTTTATTTTCAAGACACAACAAGAGATGGCAGACGAGGAAAAGAAGCGCCCAATGAAGTATATTTTTGTGACCGGTGGAGTCGTGAGCTCCCTGGGCAAAGGGCTGACAGCCGCCGCACTGGGCGCTTTGCTGGAGCAGCGCGGGCTAACTTGCCGTCTGCAGAAATTTGATCCCTATTTGAATGTCGATCCCGGCACGATGAATCCTTTCCAGCATGGAGAAGTCTATGTCCTGGATGACGGGGCGGAAACAGATCTGGATCTAGGTCACTATGAACGCTTTACAAGTGGCAGCCTCTCCCAGTTCAACAATCTCACATCAGGCCAGGTTTACGAATCCATCATTCAAAAGGAGAGAAACGGCGAGTTTCTGGGCAAAACCGTCCAGGTGATTCCCCACGTTACGGACGAGATCCAGAAACGGATTTTCGAAGCGGGCGAAGGTGTCGATGTCCTCATTACAGAGATTGGCGGAACCGTTGGGGACATCGAAGGGCTGCCTTTCCTTGAGGCAATGCGTCAGTTTACCCTCAAAGTCGGCCATGAGCATGTGCTTTTTCTACACTGCACGCTGATTCCTTATTTGAAAGCGGCTGGCGAGCTAAAGACGAAACCATCCCAACAGTCGGTGGCCAAACTACGCGAGATTGGTATCCAGCCCGATATCCTTGTCTGTCGCACGGAACACCCAATCAGCCAGGAAATTCGCCAAAAACTGAGCCTCTACTGTAATATCCCGGCCAAAGCCGTGATCGAGGAAACAGATGTTGAAACATCCATCTACGAGCTGCCACTGGCTCTGGCTCAGGAAAACCTTGATGACCTCGTCGTCGAGCACCTGAGGCTCGATGCTCCGGACTCGGACATGCATGTCTGGAAAAGTGTGGTCCGTCGCCTGAAATTTCCGGCTCACCGGGTCGATATTGGCGTAGTTGGCAAATACATCGAGCTACAAGACGCTTACAAAAGTGTTTACGAAAGCCTGACCCACGGCGGCATTGCCAACGACTGCGGTATCAACTGCGTCCGCATTGACAGTGAAGCAATTGAAGAAGACGGAGCTGAAGCTCATTTGAAAGGCCTCCACGGGATTCTCGTCCCAGGTGGATTTGGAAGTCGCGGAACCGAGGGAAAAATTGCTGCTGCTGCCTATGCGAGAGAGAAATTAATCCCCTATTTCGGACTCTGCCTTGGTATGCAGATTCTGGTTATTGAATACGCCAGGCACGTCGCAGGCTTTCCAAATGCCAACAGCACGGAATTTGCAGAGAACTGCGAAACAGCGGTGATCGACCTGATGGAAGACCAACGCGGAGTAACCGCCAAAGGAGCAACCATGCGTCTTGGTTCAGAACCTTGCATGCTCCAGCCCGACACGCACTCATGGCGTGCTTATGCGGAAGCATTGGAGAAAAAGCCAAAGGGCGAGTTTCTCATTCATGAACGTCATCGCCACCGTTTTGAATTCAACAACGAGCATCGTGAAATTCTGGAACGTTGTGGCCTTCGCGTCGGCGGTGTGAATCCTGAACGAAACCTCGTTGAGATCGCAGAAGTGTTCGACCACCCCTGGATGGTAGGTGTCCAGTATCACCCGGA
The Rubellicoccus peritrichatus DNA segment above includes these coding regions:
- a CDS encoding ankyrin repeat domain-containing protein, whose amino-acid sequence is MKTRLILCYSAVLLLLINLLEAHEMPDGLKRPIIEDEIFAEAIEMIDAGDTEALAAYLKEHPELINKRIDGDKDYETGYFASPTLLHFTAYNPYWTHSIKPPANIVEVTEVILDAGAEVDVFCGESGNQGTTLGLVASGLLLRENELQIPMIKMLTRRGADPSYALGAAIAHSEWDAVDALVEAGAEPSPMLCAIQDDPKALKKSLEGIDSISLQKALFAAVSKGKPENVIILIDAGADPNAFMPESFHAHSTAMHQAAWNGNVEILEVMMDSGGRFDVKDSIYSGDPVGWAGHNHQDEAVTFFISRGYEATPQQLAAWGQLEAMKQWLEANPEKVDEVGEWGTCLQQAAFHGRVDVIELLIENGADVNNANGGDRVPGKGKTPLDKAIAGNRNEAIALLKKHGGEPYAME
- a CDS encoding CTP synthase codes for the protein MKYIFVTGGVVSSLGKGLTAAALGALLEQRGLTCRLQKFDPYLNVDPGTMNPFQHGEVYVLDDGAETDLDLGHYERFTSGSLSQFNNLTSGQVYESIIQKERNGEFLGKTVQVIPHVTDEIQKRIFEAGEGVDVLITEIGGTVGDIEGLPFLEAMRQFTLKVGHEHVLFLHCTLIPYLKAAGELKTKPSQQSVAKLREIGIQPDILVCRTEHPISQEIRQKLSLYCNIPAKAVIEETDVETSIYELPLALAQENLDDLVVEHLRLDAPDSDMHVWKSVVRRLKFPAHRVDIGVVGKYIELQDAYKSVYESLTHGGIANDCGINCVRIDSEAIEEDGAEAHLKGLHGILVPGGFGSRGTEGKIAAAAYAREKLIPYFGLCLGMQILVIEYARHVAGFPNANSTEFAENCETAVIDLMEDQRGVTAKGATMRLGSEPCMLQPDTHSWRAYAEALEKKPKGEFLIHERHRHRFEFNNEHREILERCGLRVGGVNPERNLVEIAEVFDHPWMVGVQYHPEFKSKPNEAHPLFAAFVKAAMEKR